GTGTGTCTCCTTTGGCGGGTGCTGATTTTGGTGGCACCCGCCTTTTATTATAATCAAATATAACTCCTCTTTCAATTTTCCACATAATTTGAATATATCTCAGGGGAGGGATTGGAGAACGGATCCGCATTAGAAAATGGGGTAGAGATTTTGGTGGGGAGGCATTAGTGATGTTTGCCGTTATTCTTGACAAAGAAAAAAATCGGTATAAAATTGAAGGATATGCCTTATATTGAAGAGATTGGTAAATGGGAAAATAGGGAAGTGGTGATCAAGGGTTGGGTTTATAACCGGCGCTCCTCGGGAAAGGTCCGTTTCGTTTTGGTCCGGGACGGTACCGGAATAATCCAATCCGTGTTCACCGCCGACCAGGTCTCCCCGGAAGTCTTTCAATTGGCCGATTCTATCCCCCAAGAGAGTTCGGTCATCTTAACCGGAACGGTACGGAAGGATAGTCGCGCACCCGGTGGTTACGAGATTGTGGCTAAGGAATTAAAGTTAATTCATAGGGCAAATGATTATCCTATTGGGAAAAAGGAGCACGGGATTGATTTTCTTTTAGAAAACCGCCACCTCTGGCTCCGTTCCCGCCGCCCCTGGGCAATTATTCGGATTCGCTCCGAGGTGATTTCCGCGGCGCGGGATTTTCTCAACGAAAGGGGATTCACCCTGGTTGATGCCCCAATCTTCACTCCGACTTCCTGCGAAGGGACTACGACTTTATTTTCCGTTGACTATTTTGGCGAGAAGGTCTACCTCTCTCAGAGTGGTCAACTTTATAACGAACCAGCCGCGGCTGCCTTCGGTAAGGTCTACTGCTTTGGTCCCACTTTCCGCGCCGAGAAATCAAAAACGAGAAGACATCTCACTGAATTCTGGCAGATTGAACCAGAGGTTGCCTTTATGGATTTGGCTGGGATTATGGAACTTGCTGAGGATATGCTTATCTATATTATAGAAAGGGTCTTAAGTAAGCGAAAAGTGGAATTAGAGGTTTTAGGAAGGGAGATAAAAAAATTGGAAGGGGTGAAAAAACCATTTCCCCGAATCACTTATGAATCCGCTCTCAAAATCTTAGAGGAGAAAGGGAAACCAATAAAGTGGGGGGAAGATTTCGGCGGCGATGAGGAGACAGTGATTTCGGAAAGTTTTGATAATCCGGTGATGATTCACCATTATCCCCATCAGTGTAAGGCTTTTTATATGAAGAGAGATAAAAAAGACCCAAGACTCTCCCTTTCCGTTGATATCCTGGCACCCGAGGGCTACGGAGAAATTGTGGGTGGGGGAGAGAGAGAAGACGATTTGGTTGAATTGGAGAAGAGGATTGAAGAGTATAAACTTCCCAAAGAAGCCTTTGCCTGGTATTTGGATATAAGGAGATATGGTAGTTTTCCCCATTCCGGTTTCGGTCTGGGGATTGAAAGGACCGTGGCTTGGCTCTGTAAAGTCCACCATGTCCGAGAAACCATCCCTTTCCCGAGGATGCTGGAAAGGGTTTACCCATAGGAGGGGATATGGAGTTAAAGGTTGGAGTTATTACCCACTATTATTCAAAGATTGGGGTGGCGATTGTGGAGATCACTGATGAGCCCTTGTCGGTTGGCGATACGATTCACATCAAAGGGCACACCACCGATTTCCAGCAATCGGTAACTTCCATGCAGATTGAACACCAACAGATTCAAACTGCGAAGAAAGGTGAGGTTATCGGTCTAAAGGTAGAACAGAAGTGTCACGAGAAAGATATCGTTTATAAAGTAATTCCTTAATATGGCACGGACCAAAAGCAAACAGAAGAGAAAAAGATTTCTCATCCGCTTAAAATGGAAACGGAGAAAGAAAAAGAAGGAAGCGAGGGAGAATCTTTCTCCGGAACCTGCCAGTTTACCAAGGGAAGAAGAAAATTTAAGCCCGAGTGATGAACTAAAAGAAGGAAGTAAGGAAGAAGGAGGATTATCTTCTCCCCTCGCCTAATCTTTCTCTTTTTTCTCTTGCCAAAAATTGATTTGACTTCCTTTTCTCCTTCTCTTATAATAAGAAATGGAGAAGGAAATAAAGCAATTAAGGTTGGATTTTTCCCCGAAAAGGGAGGAGGTCTTTTATGAAAATCTTCATTGACTCCGCCGATATCAAAGAAATCAAAGAGGTCCACACTTGGGGAATTTTGGATGGTGTCACCACCAACCCCACCCTTATTGCCAAAACTGGAAAGAAATTTGAGGAATGTATAAAAGAGATTGCGGAATTGGTAGATGGTCCAATCTCGGTTGAGGTGATAAGCCAAGATTCCTCCGGGATGGTGAAAGAGGCAAAAGAGTTGGTAAAATTCAACCCGAAGAATATCACAATAAAAATCCCTTGCACCCCAGAAGGATTAAAGGCGGTAAAGATTCTCTCCCAAGAGAAGATTAAGACCAATATGACCTTAGTCTTTTCCCCGAGCCAGGCGGTTCTGGCGGCGAAAGCGGGTGCCACTTTTGTTTCCCCCTTTGTCGGCAGGCTTGATGATATCTCCCATTTCGGAATGGAGATTGTGGGCGATATCGTCCAAATCTATGAGAATTATAACTTCAAAACCGAGGTGATTGTCGCCAGTATCCGCAATCCCCTCCATTTTGTAGAGGCGGCGCGGATGGGTGCGCACATCGCCACCTGCCCATTTTCCGTTATCTCCCTCTTAGTGAAACATCCCCTAACCGACATCGGGATAAAGAAATTTTATGAAGATTACCAAAAGATTCCAAAATAAAATTAATTTTTAAGGAGGAAGTGTGCCCATCATTGATTCCAAGACCGGAAAGGTAATTAAAACTTATACCGTGGAAGAATTAAAAGAAGCCGCCAATTATATGCGGGGCCTCAACTTGGTCGCCTTAGCAGCGGCGGGAAGTGGTCACTCCGGTGGTACCCTATCCATTATGGACATCACCGCGGCGTTATACCTTTCGGTTGCCCGGCACGATCCCAAAAACCCATTTTGGGAAGACCGCGACCGGATAATCTGGTCAACCGGTCATAAAGCACCCTCTCTCTATCTGGGTTTAGGAATGGCAGGATTTTTCCCGGTGGAAGATGTAGTAAGGTTAAGAAAACTCTATGCCCCCTACCAGGGACATCCCCATTGGTTGAAACTACCTGGGGTTGAAGCATCAACTGGTTCCTTGGGTCAAGGCTTATCAATCGGAGTTGGTATCGCCTATGCCGGAAAGTTAAAAGGAAAGGACTACCGAGTTTATGTCTTAAACGGGGATGGCGAATTTCAAGAAGGAAATATCTGGGAAGCAGTGATGGAAGCGGGCCATTTCAAACTTGATAATCTGGTCTCAATCTTAGACAAGAACCGACTCCAGATTGACGGTTGGGTAGAAGAGGTGATGAATATTGATCCGGTAAAAGATAAATTTCACGCCTTCCACTGGGAGGTATTAGAGATTGATGGCCATAACATGGAACAGATCCTTTGGGCATTTGAAGAGGCGAAGAAGATTAAGGGAAAGCCAGTCTTAATTATTGCCCACACAGTAAAAGGGAAGGGTGTCTCCTTTATGGAAAATGTTGCCGGCTGGCACGGCAAGGCACCTTCCGTTGATGAGATGTGGAAAGGTTTAAAGGAATTGGGGTTGGATACGAAAATTGATGTGAAGGCATTATTCATCAAAGCGGAAGAGTACCAGAAAGAGGCGACAAAAAAGTTGATGGCAAAGGTGCCGAAATTTGAGAAAAAAGACTACTTTTGGAATCGCCTCCCGATAATGAGAGTGGAGATGAAGGCGACAAGGTTTGGTTTTGGTGAGGCGTTAGCGGAATGTGGCGACGATGAACGGATTGTCTGTATCGGAGCGGACATTTCCGACTCCATAACCATCTCCCATTTTTACAAAAATAAACCGGAAAGAAAGAAGAGATGGATTGAAGTGGGAATTGCCGAACAATCCGGAACCGCATTAGCCGCTGGTTTAGCCAAAGAAGGTTTCTTACCCGTCTTCGGGACCTACGGCACATTTGCCGCGGCGAGAAATCTTGACCAATTAAGAACTACGGTCTGCTACGGCAATTTCAATGTCTTCATCGCTGGTGCCCACGGTGGTGTCTCGGTTGGTCCGGATGGTGCTACCCACCAGGCATTGGAAGACCTATTCCAGATTTGTGGTCTGCCCAATATGCATGTCTGCGTTCCTTGCGATGCCTTAGAAACGAAGAAAGCGACGAAGTATATGCTCTTTGAGATTAAAGGGCCAAAGTATATCAGGTTTGCGCGTGAGGCGACGCCGATTGTGACGAGAGATGATACCCCTTTTATTTGGAACGAGCCCAATGTCTATCGTTACCGCCAAGAGAAAGAGAAATTTTTGGATGCCTTTGATATTTATTTGGCAAAAGATTATAAAAACGAAAATGAAGACCTAACCATTATCGCCTGCGGACCGATGGTGCCTGAAGCCTGTCGGGCGGCTTGGATCTTAAAAGAAGAATACGGTATTGAGACGAGGGTGATTAATCTCCATACCCTAAAACCAATCAACCGTGAGGCAATCATCCGCGCCGCCTTAGAAACCGGAATTATCGTTACCGCCGAAGAGCATCAGATTGGCGGTTTAGCCAATCGGGTAGCCGCGGTGGTGGCTTCCGCCCGAGAATTATACGGCAAAAAAGTGATTCTTGACTACATCGGGGTGAAAGACCGGTTTGGAGAATCCGGTGCCCCATGGGAATTGATGTGGGAGTTTGAAGTCTCGGGCGAGCACATCGCCGCTAAGGCAAAAGAATTATATGACTTCACTAAAAAGTAAGAGGAGGTAAAATGCCAAAGTTGGCCAAGAGAATAAAAAGAGTAAGAAAGATAAAATGCTTCCCCGAGTTATCCTGGCGCATGGAATGTTTAGGGACTGAGACCGCCTTTGATGTCTTAGTGAAAGCGCGCCAGTTGGAAGCCGAAGGGAAAAGTGTTATCCATTTAGAGATTGGCGAACCGGATTTTGATACTCCAAAGAATATAAAAGAGGCGGCAAAAAGAGCCTTAGACGAAGGTTATACCCATTACGGACCTTCTGCTGGCTTACCCGAACTTCGGAAGTTAATCGCGGAAAAGGCAGGCGAACTAAGGGGAATGAAATTTGAAATGGAAGAAGTGGTTGTCACCCCCGGTGCGAAGCCGATAATGTCCTTTGCTATGATGGCGATTATTGAGGATGGGGATGAGGTCTTATGCGTTGACCCCGGCTTTCCCATTTATGAATCAATGATTAGGTATATGGGCGGGGTATATGTACCACTGGTTTTAAGGGAGAAGAACGATTTCTTACCCGACCCAAAAGAGTTAAAGCGAAAACTGACAAAAAAGACGAGGCTTGTCATCTTAAACTTTCCCCATAACCCTTGTGGTAGTGTTGCCAGTGAGTCCTACTTAAAAGAGATTGCGGAAATTTTAGCCTCTTGTGAGAACTGCTGGGTCCTTTCCGATGAGGTCTATTCCCGAATTATCTACGAAGAGAAGTTCACTTCCATTGCCCAGTTTCCCGGGATGAGGGAGCGGACAATTATCTTAGATGGTTTCTCTAAGACCTATGCTATGACCGGCTGGCGGATTGGTTATGGAATAATGCCCCCGGTTTTAGCCCAGGAGATTGCCCGGATTGAAACCAATGTCAACTCCTGCACCGCCACCTTTATCCAACGCGCCTGCCTGGAAGCCTTAGCCGGACCACAAGATGAGCCAGAAAAGATGCGCCAGGAATTCCAGAGAAGGCGAGATGTGATTGTTGAAGGTTTAAATAATATCAAAGGGTTTCGGGTAAAAAAACCCTTGGGTGCCTTTTATGTCTTTCCCAATGTGGAAGGGACCGGAATTGACTTTCGGGAATTAGCCGATGGCCTTTTAACCGAGGCCGGTGTTGCCTGTTTGGCAGGAACTTGTTTCGGTAAATACGGTAAGGGTTTTCTCCGTTTCTCTTACGCCAACTCCATTGAGAATATTAAAGAAGCCTTAAGAAGAATTGAAGAGTATTTAAGTAAGAAGAAAAAGTAAGAAAGATTTTTCCTTCTGCTTTTCTAATCCCAATCTAATAGCCTTTTTTCGCCTTCAATCTTTTTTATCTCGGTGATATCCTGGGTCACTTCTATGGTCCCTAAATATTTTCCTTCTTTATCCCGAACCGCAAAATACCGAATGTGAACTAGTTTCTCCCCGAGGGGAATCCAGAATTCCGCCACATCCCGCTCCCCTTCCTTAAAAGCGGAAAGAATTTTCTCCACAATATGGATACTCTTTGGTGGATGGCACTGCTGAACTTTTCGCCCAATTATTGCCTTCGTCCGAACGAATATCCTTTCTTTACTCTGGTTAAAGAAGCGCACCGTATCGCTTCTATCAACAAAGGTGATATCAAAGGGTACGGTATTGAGAATTGCCTCTAACTCCTCCAGATTTAACTTTCCCGTCTCAAAGGCAACAACTCCCGCCACCGCTTCCTTAACCTCTCCTTCTTCTAATTTCTTTTCTTCCCTCACGGGGGTGAAACAGCAATAGCCAATTTCGGCAAACCCTTTCTTAATCTCTGAGAACTCCTTTTCGCTAATCACCTTTAAGGCGGTAGGAAAGAGGATATTATTCTCCTTATAGAAATGGCTATTTAGGAGTTCTAAGATTTTATCGGCTACCGACTCCAATCTCTTCCCATCTTTCCTTTCCAGGGCGTTATAGAACTCCTTCTTCGCCTCTCTTATTTTATCGTGTTCTGCCCACATCACCTTTGGTGGCTCGGTTATACCGTGTTTCTCTAAATAAGGGAATAAGACATTCTCTTCCCTTAAATAGTGCTTCTCGGAATCCTTAAAGTGATGGGCGATACCTTCTAACTCCTTCTCTTCTTCCTCTTTTATCTCTTTTGCCACCAATTCCTTTAACCTCTTTGCCATATTGAGCATCATCTCGTGTTCCACCAACAAAGTGCCGATTGGATGCTCCACGGGAACCTCGCGTCTCTCTTCTATTCTCTCTTTCACCACTGCCAGATGAAGATCGCAGACCTCTTGGATTTTCTCCCGGGGTAAGCCTTCTTTAATCAGTTCCTCCTCTACCCGGGCGATATCTTCGGCACTGATTTCCTTTAAGAGCGGAGCAAATTCTCGTTTCAGTTCTTCTATACTTTTCCCTTTATGCAATTGCCGAAAAAGTTCTTTTAATTTCTCCCTTCTTTCCCTGCTGATTATATAGTCCATAAACCTCTCCTTTTCTCCTTTGGTTAGACATCTTATGATTTAGCTTCCCCTAACTTTTGATAGATAAAATAGGAATATACGATGGTAAAGAAAGTAACAAAAAGAATTGGGATAATCACAAAGTAAAAGGCATAGAAAGGGAAGAGAAGACCAAAAAGGGTAAAAATGCCTGCGATCTTAAATAACTTGCCGCCAATTTTATGGGTCTTATCCCAAACGAACTCGTTACTTAAAGTCCAGGGGGTTCTGATGCCAATAAACCAATTTCTTTTGGCATTTTCCACCAAAACCCCACAATAAAAGAAAAGGAGAGAAAATCCCGGAATGAGCATCTTTGACATCGGAAATCTTGCCCCCAAATTCCAGAGTAAAGTTAGAAGATAAAGGTAAAATAAGAAGATAAAGAGGAAGATAATAAAGAGGTCAAAATATTTTAAGAATTTCTTAATATTCTCCCTTAATGGGTCAATTATTGGGATGATTAAAGAGAGAAAGAAGAGACCAAGGGAGATGAGAGGCATCAAAAGAATGCCCCAGAAACGTGAAATATAACCATCAACTTCATCTCTAATGTTCCAATGGGAAGCCATCTTCTCCGGCATTCTGGGATAAAAGAGAAGGCCGATAATAAAAGAGATTAGGACAATTACCAAAGTTATTACCATCCTGAAGCGCATAGGAAATTTTAATAGTAATTTCCTAAAAAGTCAACCGTCATCTAACCATCGGATTCCACTCAGATTTGAGGAGTTGAGATGCCAAAAAAATTGGCATTAACGCCAAAAAAATTGGCACTTCAATAAGAAGGGAAGACTTTTCAATTTTTTAAGTCATTGATTTTTAATAACTTATTTTTTAATCGGCTTGGCACGTTTTTTGCTTTCTGTAAGTAGGGTCTCTCAGTGCTAAGGGGGTGCCGAATTTAATTCTGGCACTTCTGGAGATAAAAAAGAGGGGTTTTTACCCCTCTTTTTATTTTACTCAGAAGCGGAGATTACATACCACTTGCTATTCTCCTTTATTAGGTATATAACAAGAGGTGAGGCATAAATTAACTCTTCTCCATAACTCCTCTCTTTCCCCGAAATCCGAACATAGAGGCTACACTTAGCAAATGGTTTTTCTATCGCTACCTTCCGAAAAGGTAAAAATACCCTTATATCATCGTATACCTGAAAATTTCTTCGAAAAAGGGATAGGAGGCGGTGATAGTTATGCCCCCAGGCATCAAGGTAATCAAGGGATAAAATCTCGCTTAAGGTTTTCATATCTTCCTCTTCTATCGCCTCCCTTCCCTTTTCTATTAAGCGCAAGATAGCCTCCCGGTCCGAAGGGAAAAGAAGTCTTATTACCCAGGAGGTGACCATCCCGATTAGTAAAAGGGAAAGGAAGATAGCAAAAAATCGCTTCATATCCGGTTAATTTTTAAGAGCCTATTTTAATAACAATACCCCTAAATTCCCCTCCCCCGGCTCATATTTTCCTGAGATTGGAGGTTGGAAAAATAAGAATAGGGAATCATCTGGGGAATAGCGATAAAAGTTAAAACCAATCTCTCTTACCTCTTCTTCCGTATTAAAATTAAGCAAGGGGAAAGAAATTTCCACCTGCCAATACTTTTCACCGATGAGTGTCTTTACCTCATACTTTCCGTTCCATTCCCTCTTTCGGTATTTACCCTTTTCTTTAATATACCGAGAATCTGAAATAAAGCCAAGAGGATTAAAGGAGACTTCATAGATGGTTTCCGGCTTGGGACTGAGAAAAATTGAAACGAAATCATCTTCTTTGATGAATCCATCCCTTTCCCGCATCCGGGCTTTTATTCTCTTTTCGTAATTTAGGAGAGCGAAATATAAATTGGAGGAATCGTAACCTAAGAATAAAGTTGAGTGCAATTTTGCCTTATTCCCCCTTTCATCACCAAATTGGTCAATACCTCCCCGCCATTCCTTCAATTCGCCATCAATCTTTGGGGTAATTCTACCGGCGGAAATTTCCCTTTTTAAGGGGAGTAACTTTTTAATCACCTCTTCCTTCCCTTCTCTCTCATAAGAGAAGATTAACTCGGGGAGGGGAAAGATTTCCCCTTTTAAGGAAAAGGAGAAAGGGAAAAAACCTTTACTCTTGGGTGAGAGGTAAAACTTGGCTTTAGGTGGGGAGATATCCCAAGAGTAACCTTCCCATCTTATCTCCCCTTTTATCTCATAAGAATAGGGATTTTCTAAGGAGACATTCACCTCCGGACTCCTTTTACTAAAAGGGGAGATGATGATGCGCTCTTTTGTCAAACTTTCCTCTTCTATCTCTTTTAGGCTAAAAACCTCCGGGGCAAAGATTGAACCCGGCTTGATTACCGAGATATTCACCCTCTTCTTATCAACTTCTACTAAGAGATAGTTAGGGAAACCTCCCCTTTTCTCTTCGGTCTCCTCTTTCAATTTGGCGCCGGTCGGACCAACTTGAAGATACCTTATGCTGTCCATCTTGTGGTAGGTATAAAAACAATCATGGGCAGAAAGAAAATAGTCAACCCCCAATTGGGAAAGGACTTTGTGAAGACCCCATCTCTCTTTTAAGAGGCGCCAGTAGGAACGATGAGCAAAAACGAAAGTGTATCTTGCCCGCCGAAAGAGCGATAAATCTTCCCTCAACCAGTCAATCATCTCTTTGGGCACATCGGAGTATTTAGGAAAACGGGAAAAATCTAAGATCACAAAATGGCAGTTCTCATAGTTGAAGGAGTAGTAGGTCTTAGAAAAATATCTCAAAAAGATCTCTTCCGACTTCTCATCCCAGATATCTTCACTTCCGGGGCAAAGATGATAAGGGATGCCCAATTGGGAAAAAATCCTCTGGACATTCTCCCATTCCTTCTTTAAGAGGGTGGTATCCTTAATTCCCTTTTTGATGAGATTCCCCAAGTGAATGATAAAATCGGGTTTTAAAACCCTTATCTCATTTAGAACCGTCTCAAATGTTTCTGGAGAAGAGAGAGGGGTTCTATCTCCCAATACGCAAAACTTGAAGGCAGAGAGGGGAGAAAAATATGAAAGAAAAAAGAGGAAAAGGATTTTTCTTTTTCTATTTTTCATTTTTTCTTTAGAACATCCCACCGTCAATCCGGATTACTTGGCCAGTGATATAATCGGCAAAATCGGAGGCTAAAAAGAGGCAGAGATTTGCTACCTCCTCGGGCATACCCGGTCGACCAAGAGGGATATTCTTAATGTATCTTTCTTTAATCTCTGAAGGTAAAGAATCGGTCATCGGCGTCAGAATGAAGCCCGGGGCAATACAATTAACCGTGATATTTCGGGAAGCAACCTCCTTCGCCACTGATTTGGTAAACCCAATAATCCCCGCTTTCGCTGCGGCATAATTCGCTTGTCCGGGATTACCCATCTCCCCAATCACCGAAGAGACGTTAATTATCCTCCCCCATCTCCTTTTAAGGAGATATTTCAAAACCGCCCGGGTAAAGTTAAATGTCCCTTTCAAGTTCACCGCAATCACCTTATCAAAATCCTCCTCCTTCATTTTTAATAAAAGGCTGTCCCGAGTAATTCCGGCATTATTCACCAAAATCTCAATCCCCCCAAAACTCTTTTCAATCTGGTCAACCAATCTTTCCACTTCTTGAAAATTACTAACATCAATGGGATAGGCTAAACCTTTACCACCCACGATTTCTATCTCTTTTAAGGTAAGGTTTGCCGCTTCGGGATTAATATCGCAGACCGCAATTATCCCGCCAAATTCCGCAAATTTCTTAGCAATCGCCTTGCCGATGCCGGAACCAGCACCAGTGACAATTATCCTTTTCCCTTTAAAATTAAACATCTACTTCACCACACTAAAAAAACCTCGCTGTCTTTCCTTCCTCCCATCCGTTGCGATTTCAATAACGTAGAGATAGAGACCGCCCGCAACCTCTTTCCCCTGAGAATTTTTCAAGTCCCAATAAGCAACTCTCCTCTCTGCTACCCCATCAACCGTCTTTATATGTTCGCCGGCAAGAGTATAAATATGAACCTTAAAGGGCGGCCTTTCTCTCATCCTTTCCGTATCCGAAGGGCAGTAATAAATTTTTAACTCTTTATTATCCCCTTTGAGGAAAGGGTTGGGATAGGCGTAAACCTTCCCCAAGAAGACCGGGGTAATTGCTAAATCGACACTCATCACCTCACCCGGAGAAGAGATATTTCTCACCCGAACACCAGAAGGCAGACCGGAATAGAAATTAGAATTGGGTATCGTCCATTCGGTAAAACCGGTGGTATCGTTTTTCCATAAATCACTCTCTTCCCCCCAAGAATAGGAAGGGAGAGAAAAACCAATTTTCCCAGGTCGGAGGATGCCTACCAGAGGGGCTCTTTCGTTATCATTTCCCCTTCTTGTTTCGTCAATGTGCAAAATTAAAAGGCCGGAACCAGGAAGTCCTTTATCAAATCCCCTCCGGTAGCGATTTTCCACTAAAAAGTATTCGCCGGTACCGGGATTTTCCCATGACCAATCAACCCCAAAGGGATTTTCTAAAAGGCGATAGGCAGAAGGGAAATCGCAGATTGCTGATAAAGTAGCATTCGCTTTTTCTTCTAAATACCCCTTCTGTAAAGAATCCGGATTAAGCCAGCCCAAAAGATATTTACACCAAGAGACTAAATGAACTGGTGAACTCCCGGGAAGAGAACTCGCATCCTCCCTTGCCCAACTACCCGCCGCCATCAGACAGAAAATACCTAAACCATTACTGGAATAATCAGTATCATAAAGGTCGGGAAGACCTAAGATATGCCCGAATTCGTGGGCGAAGACCCCAATTGTCATTAAATCGCCATCAGCAAATCTCTCCGGTTGCAAAGTATAGGCATCAATATAGACACCGTCATTGGTGAAATAAGGACCGGGACAACCCGTAGAGTTATCGGAAAGTTGCCACTTATGAGACCAAAAGTCCCTTTTATTACCCGTTTCTTCTGCCCCGGGTCCAGCATGAACGACGATAAGACAATCAACATAGCCGTCGCCATCATTATCAAAATTCCGGAAATTAACGTCCGGATCAATCTTAGAAATTAAGTCATAAATTAAACCCTGAGAATTATTGGGAAAGTCGCGGAAGACACCAAAGGAATCGGCTACATAAAACGAGTAGGTCCTATCCATCCTCTGCCATTCGGTTACTAAACCTTCTAAGGAGAGATTCCCATAAGAAACCTCTCGGTAGTAATCCCTTAAAGAAGAAGCCCCTTCCCTAAAAAGGAGGCGGTTAAAATCTATAGGGGAATAGGTATGGATATTGTCGGCAAAATCACAAAGGATTACGATATTCTTCCTTACCGCAACCTTCATCCTCTTTATCTTCTCGGGTTTTTCCACACCCGGTGGGAAAATTATCTTTGGCAGGTCCGCTTTCCGAAACGGATTCGGGGGACAAGCAAAAAGGAGGAAAGGAAGGAGAAAGAGAAGAGAAAAATAGATTTTTAGGTTATCCTTCATCCGGAGGGGTTGATTCTGCCTTTTTCGTCTCCTTTTTGGTCAACTCTTCAATCTTCGCCAAGAGGGTGGTGAAATCTGCAGGTTTTGTAATATAGGCATCCGCGCCCATCTCCAAACCTCTCTCCCGGTCTTGGGGCATAGTGCGGGCGGTAACCATAACGATGGGAATCCCTCTGGTTGCGTCATCCATCTTTAAGAGCCGGCAGATGGTGTAGCCATCCAATTTCGGAAGCATTAGGTCAAGAAGGACGAGATCAGGTTTTTGGGTACGGACTAAACTGAGTCCGGAGAGGCCATCACCCGCGATTAATACTTCATAACCCGCTTCTTCCAACCGGAATTTTATCAACTCTTGGAGGTTTACCTCATCTTCAATCAGAAGGATTTTCTTCTTTTTTTTCTCAGTGTCCATCTTTTTTCCGGCAGGGCTTCACCAGGGGGATGAGAAAATGGAAAGTGGAACCACTTCCTTTTTTACTCTCCACCCAAATCTC
The nucleotide sequence above comes from candidate division WOR-3 bacterium. Encoded proteins:
- the asnS gene encoding asparagine--tRNA ligase, producing MPYIEEIGKWENREVVIKGWVYNRRSSGKVRFVLVRDGTGIIQSVFTADQVSPEVFQLADSIPQESSVILTGTVRKDSRAPGGYEIVAKELKLIHRANDYPIGKKEHGIDFLLENRHLWLRSRRPWAIIRIRSEVISAARDFLNERGFTLVDAPIFTPTSCEGTTTLFSVDYFGEKVYLSQSGQLYNEPAAAAFGKVYCFGPTFRAEKSKTRRHLTEFWQIEPEVAFMDLAGIMELAEDMLIYIIERVLSKRKVELEVLGREIKKLEGVKKPFPRITYESALKILEEKGKPIKWGEDFGGDEETVISESFDNPVMIHHYPHQCKAFYMKRDKKDPRLSLSVDILAPEGYGEIVGGGEREDDLVELEKRIEEYKLPKEAFAWYLDIRRYGSFPHSGFGLGIERTVAWLCKVHHVRETIPFPRMLERVYP
- a CDS encoding translation elongation factor-like protein, giving the protein MELKVGVITHYYSKIGVAIVEITDEPLSVGDTIHIKGHTTDFQQSVTSMQIEHQQIQTAKKGEVIGLKVEQKCHEKDIVYKVIP
- the fsa gene encoding fructose-6-phosphate aldolase, whose amino-acid sequence is MKIFIDSADIKEIKEVHTWGILDGVTTNPTLIAKTGKKFEECIKEIAELVDGPISVEVISQDSSGMVKEAKELVKFNPKNITIKIPCTPEGLKAVKILSQEKIKTNMTLVFSPSQAVLAAKAGATFVSPFVGRLDDISHFGMEIVGDIVQIYENYNFKTEVIVASIRNPLHFVEAARMGAHIATCPFSVISLLVKHPLTDIGIKKFYEDYQKIPK
- a CDS encoding transketolase encodes the protein MPIIDSKTGKVIKTYTVEELKEAANYMRGLNLVALAAAGSGHSGGTLSIMDITAALYLSVARHDPKNPFWEDRDRIIWSTGHKAPSLYLGLGMAGFFPVEDVVRLRKLYAPYQGHPHWLKLPGVEASTGSLGQGLSIGVGIAYAGKLKGKDYRVYVLNGDGEFQEGNIWEAVMEAGHFKLDNLVSILDKNRLQIDGWVEEVMNIDPVKDKFHAFHWEVLEIDGHNMEQILWAFEEAKKIKGKPVLIIAHTVKGKGVSFMENVAGWHGKAPSVDEMWKGLKELGLDTKIDVKALFIKAEEYQKEATKKLMAKVPKFEKKDYFWNRLPIMRVEMKATRFGFGEALAECGDDERIVCIGADISDSITISHFYKNKPERKKRWIEVGIAEQSGTALAAGLAKEGFLPVFGTYGTFAAARNLDQLRTTVCYGNFNVFIAGAHGGVSVGPDGATHQALEDLFQICGLPNMHVCVPCDALETKKATKYMLFEIKGPKYIRFAREATPIVTRDDTPFIWNEPNVYRYRQEKEKFLDAFDIYLAKDYKNENEDLTIIACGPMVPEACRAAWILKEEYGIETRVINLHTLKPINREAIIRAALETGIIVTAEEHQIGGLANRVAAVVASARELYGKKVILDYIGVKDRFGESGAPWELMWEFEVSGEHIAAKAKELYDFTKK
- a CDS encoding pyridoxal phosphate-dependent aminotransferase; protein product: MPKLAKRIKRVRKIKCFPELSWRMECLGTETAFDVLVKARQLEAEGKSVIHLEIGEPDFDTPKNIKEAAKRALDEGYTHYGPSAGLPELRKLIAEKAGELRGMKFEMEEVVVTPGAKPIMSFAMMAIIEDGDEVLCVDPGFPIYESMIRYMGGVYVPLVLREKNDFLPDPKELKRKLTKKTRLVILNFPHNPCGSVASESYLKEIAEILASCENCWVLSDEVYSRIIYEEKFTSIAQFPGMRERTIILDGFSKTYAMTGWRIGYGIMPPVLAQEIARIETNVNSCTATFIQRACLEALAGPQDEPEKMRQEFQRRRDVIVEGLNNIKGFRVKKPLGAFYVFPNVEGTGIDFRELADGLLTEAGVACLAGTCFGKYGKGFLRFSYANSIENIKEALRRIEEYLSKKKK
- a CDS encoding DUF438 domain-containing protein — protein: MDYIISRERREKLKELFRQLHKGKSIEELKREFAPLLKEISAEDIARVEEELIKEGLPREKIQEVCDLHLAVVKERIEERREVPVEHPIGTLLVEHEMMLNMAKRLKELVAKEIKEEEEKELEGIAHHFKDSEKHYLREENVLFPYLEKHGITEPPKVMWAEHDKIREAKKEFYNALERKDGKRLESVADKILELLNSHFYKENNILFPTALKVISEKEFSEIKKGFAEIGYCCFTPVREEKKLEEGEVKEAVAGVVAFETGKLNLEELEAILNTVPFDITFVDRSDTVRFFNQSKERIFVRTKAIIGRKVQQCHPPKSIHIVEKILSAFKEGERDVAEFWIPLGEKLVHIRYFAVRDKEGKYLGTIEVTQDITEIKKIEGEKRLLDWD
- a CDS encoding SdpI family protein; this translates as MRFRMVITLVIVLISFIIGLLFYPRMPEKMASHWNIRDEVDGYISRFWGILLMPLISLGLFFLSLIIPIIDPLRENIKKFLKYFDLFIIFLFIFLFYLYLLTLLWNLGARFPMSKMLIPGFSLLFFYCGVLVENAKRNWFIGIRTPWTLSNEFVWDKTHKIGGKLFKIAGIFTLFGLLFPFYAFYFVIIPILFVTFFTIVYSYFIYQKLGEAKS